The Bacilli bacterium genome contains a region encoding:
- a CDS encoding stalk domain-containing protein, with amino-acid sequence MNKAAKWSVIILSASAISFAAGASASGLIQKVEAYVRSDYTVNVNGKKVELSSPPLIYQNKSYIPLADFGAMLDIDVNFAQKSKTIYVNSHISHDPLQDHTTGLETEQFALDMAEGYPVGYLFSYSGRDYPVFGFLDYTKNAEYYRLSDLKKMGLDLNGLRLAKEKYTGELYVRKEEVNGLWLEKPTVTSAPVPLAVGESDQGKITALLGLGEAINSFGLAPQFIQIFLIDKISDEDEYRLLAFTNGYLTEYDAQLGLTKNYLPDGTVAEKWYFKKYSTTLLQTPSNAEQMYR; translated from the coding sequence GAACAAGGCTGCCAAATGGTCGGTTATCATCCTGTCGGCAAGCGCCATTTCTTTTGCCGCCGGCGCTTCGGCATCGGGCCTCATTCAGAAAGTGGAGGCTTATGTGCGGAGCGATTACACCGTCAACGTAAACGGGAAAAAAGTCGAATTAAGCAGTCCGCCGCTTATTTATCAAAATAAAAGCTATATCCCGCTTGCCGATTTCGGCGCAATGCTGGATATCGACGTCAATTTCGCGCAAAAATCGAAAACCATTTATGTGAACAGCCACATTTCCCACGATCCGCTGCAGGATCACACGACCGGTTTGGAAACGGAACAATTCGCGCTTGACATGGCGGAAGGATATCCCGTCGGCTACCTCTTTTCCTATTCGGGGCGGGACTATCCGGTGTTTGGCTTTTTGGATTATACGAAAAATGCGGAGTATTACAGGTTGTCCGATCTGAAAAAAATGGGACTGGACCTGAATGGGCTGCGCCTGGCCAAAGAAAAATACACGGGCGAGCTTTATGTCCGGAAAGAAGAAGTGAACGGTTTATGGCTGGAAAAACCGACCGTCACAAGCGCACCGGTCCCGCTTGCAGTCGGGGAAAGCGACCAAGGCAAAATCACCGCCCTGCTCGGGCTTGGGGAGGCGATCAATTCCTTCGGTTTAGCGCCCCAGTTCATCCAAATCTTTTTGATCGACAAAATTTCCGACGAGGATGAGTATAGACTGCTCGCTTTTACGAATGGATATTTGACCGAGTATGATGCGCAACTCGGCCTCACGAAAAATTATTTGCCCGACGGCACGGTTGCGGAAAAATGGTACTTTAAAAAATACAGCACAACATTACTGCAAACTCCGAGCAATGCGGAGCAAATGTACCGTTAG